The following proteins come from a genomic window of Theileria equi strain WA chromosome 2 map unlocalized gcontig_1105316255037, whole genome shotgun sequence:
- a CDS encoding flap endonuclease-1, putative (encoded by transcript BEWA_034950A), with amino-acid sequence MGIKGLIGFLSETAPSSIKEVPLESLSGETIAIDASAALYQFAIAIRDTSYLSTLVNSKGESTSHISGLMNRCVRILEAGIKPIFVFDSTPPDLKLDTLSKRKERREEAEASLEAAKEAGDSETIKKLVGRTVKVSKEQNNSAKQLLRLMGIPVVEAKEEAEAQCAQLVQEGIATAVASEDSDSLVFGCRILLRNLSGKKVLRIDQEKVLSLLGFTRAQFTDFCILCGCDYCGTIKGIGPKNAYSLIKKYKSIEEILKFKGETLPGFEEARRYFLAPQVFEGANPETTFPNLEELRKFLIENDFNSERVDKFILKLTKARKVKVQLSLGRFFGKDTAALQKKTVKEDTKPVISTEEKDSDIDSVSTQYTESQHIDKDPLTPQNRDTPTQEKRQREDDTPKRRWIHYSALKLSDEVEPENLADEDVYSELQQVSSMPLGDEKEDEETGKGNKKSKSGTRENKAPTEKVLDSCNSSYGLFYPDRTEGLKSTVPQYSGDMDDSEESLIDEPPVTIEVEEDEVPEHLKQFICTNHYKPMIQIKRTDPGELDDASVKELIKSTIEQTLENSDESIGKEYTNLEMPTDSLLFPNSLIKEFRCSVNALGNRRSEQLWASSYSHGVSWEHLDMLYLKFIKGRDESIKNWDDNAKEIVEFASQVARRKIQEWKPSITHSPPRLLRKWTHKLYNVWYERYMGAYSPCMLSRYLKGEVTDCVLAREINEYVETKSTRLPFKTQTSRSNPHFVTRTRN; translated from the exons ATGGGAATTAAGGGTTTAATCGGATTTTTGAGTGAAACCGCTCCATCATCTATAAAAGAGGTACCACTAGAAAGCCTATCTGGAGAGACCATTGCAATTGATGCATCAGCAGCTCTCTACCAATTCGCTATCGCAATCAGAGATACGAGCTATCTTTCAACCCTTGTAAACTCCAAGGGTGAGTCCACATCTCACATTTCCGGTTTGATGAATCGTTGTGTTCGTATTTTGGAAGCTGGAATTAAGCCAATTTTTGTATTTGATTCAACACCACCCGATTTGAAACTAGACACGTTAAGCAAGAGGAAAGAAAGAAGGGAGGAAGCGGAAGCATCCTTAGAAGCAGCCAAGGAGGCAGGTGATAGTGAAACAATAAAAAAACTTGTTGGAAGGACAGTAAAGGTCTCTAAGGAACAGAACAATTCTGCCAAACAGCTACTTCGGTTGATGGGAATACCGGTTGTGGAAGCAAAGGAAGAAGCAGAAGCTCAGTGTGCACAGTTAGTTCAGGAAGGTATCGCTACAGCAGTTGCAAGTGAAGATTCCGATTCACTCGTGTTTGGTTGTCGTATTTTACTTCGTAATTTATCGGGCAAAAAGGTTTTAAGAATTGACCAAGAAAAGGTTTTATCATTGCTCGGATTTACACGTGCTCAGTTTACAGATTTTTGCATCCTTTGCGGTTGTGATTACTGCGGAACGATAAAGGGTATTGGTCCAAAAAATGCATATTCACTCATaaaaaaatacaaaagtATAGAGGAGATTTTGAAATTCAAGGGAGAAACCCTTCCAGGATTTGAAGAGGCACGACGTTACTTTTTGGCACCTCAAGTTTTTGAAGGGGCAAATCCAGAGACAACCTTTCCAAATTTGGAGGAGTTACGTAAGTTTTTGATTGAAAACGATTTTAATTCGGAAAGAGTTGACAAATTTATTCTAAAGCTTACAAAGGCTAGAAAGGTAAAGGTACAGCTTTCATTGGGGAGATTTTTTGGTAAAGATACAGCTGCCTTGCAGAAGAAAACAGTAAAAGAAGACACAAAGCCTGTTATTAGTACAGAGGAAAAGGATTCTGATATTGACTCAGTGAGTACACAATATACCGAGAGCCAGCATATAGATAAAGATCCGCTCACACCGCAAAATCGAGATACACCTACACAGGAAAAACGTCAAAGAGAGGATGATACTCCAAAGAG ACGGTGGATACATTATAGCGCGCTTAAATTATCGGATGAGGTGGAGCCTGAAAATTTGGCAGATGAGGATGTATACTCTGAATTGCAACAAGTGTCATCAATGCCCCTTGGAGATGAGaaagaggatgaagaaactGGTAAGGGTAACAAAAAATCTAAATCAGGTACAAGGGAAAACAAAGCTCCGACAGAGAAAGTTTTAGATTCTTGTAATTCATCCTATGGCTTGTTTTATCCTGATAGAACAGAAGGGTTAAAGAGCACTGTGCCTCAGTATTCTGGTGATATGGATGATTCTGAGGAATCCTTGATAGATGAGCCACCTGTAACAATAGAGgttgaagaagatgaggtCCCAGAACACCTGAAACAATTCATATGCACCAATCACTATAAACCAATGATACAAATCAAGCGTACGGATCCTGGTGAACTGGATGATGCATCTGTCAAAGAATTAATTAAGTCCACAATTGAGCAGACGCTGGAAAATAGTGATGAATCCATAGGTAAAGAGTATACTAATCTAGAGATGCCCACTGATAGCTTGTTATTCCCAAATTCATTGATTAAGGAGTTTAGATGTTCTGTGAACGCCTTAGGAAACAGAAGGTCAGAACAATTGTGGGCTTCAAGCTATAGCCATGGTGTTTCGTGGGAGCATTTAGATATGTTGTACCtgaaatttataaagggAAGAGACGAATCTATAAAAAACTGGGATGATAATGCAAAGGAGATTGTTGAATTTGCATCACAAGTTGCAAGAAGAAAGATACAAGAGTGGAAACCTAGCATTACGCATTCACCTCCGAGGTTACTCCGAAAATGGACACACAAGCTTTACAATGTTTGGTACGAGCGATACATGGGAGCCTACAGTCCCTGTATGTTATCCAGATATTTGAAGGGCGAGGTGACGGATTGCGTGCTTGCTAGAGAGATTAACGAATATGTGGAAACAAAGAGCACACGACTGCCATTTAAAACACAAACTTCAAGATCTAACCCACACTTTGTCACAAGGACAAGGAATTAA
- a CDS encoding conserved hypothetical protein (encoded by transcript BEWA_034990A), whose protein sequence is MIDLNVAWPGAEGARRYVKDSSKIGWSTIGFNVYFKADKNGVQPLKVETDFNIDNLEEDLDETPVASVDNLMTSVIGTSVCIQDISLGKDFLRRATILLSEGLKPHTLTKFVESKDYDILSVIPTCQKTFQSACEIVNCDVINMDVYCLYSPFKIKRGLVTSALQRGCFFEVSLSGKDICNALKVHQVVGTNHPGDLSMEYRSNFSYLLRYIPLKKLVISSGSASLRNIMDPNLIIGMCNELFTHAIGEPCDVRCCVTKAPEGCILKGAARRTYGTGIVSCNKNDTIGQNFI, encoded by the coding sequence atgatagatttaaatgtagCATGGCCAGGAGCCGAAGGGGCTCGCAGATATGTCAAGGATTCCTCGAAAATTGGATGGTCTACTATTGGGTTCAATGTTTACTTTAAAGCAGACAAAAATGGTGTACAGCCATTGAAGGTCGAAACGGATTTCAATATCGACAATCTGGAAGAAGACCTGGATGAGACTCCAGTAGCGTCAGTGGATAACCTAATGACATCTGTAATAGGAACTTCCGTCTGTATACAGGATATTTCTCTGGGGAAAGACTTTTTGAGAAGGGCAACAATACTGCTATCGGAAGGATTGAAACCACATACCCTGACAAAATTCGTAGAATCGAAGGATTATGATATACTCAGCGTTATTCCTACCTGTCAaaaaactttccaaagtgCCTGTGAAATTGTTAACTGTGATGTGATCAACATGGATGTGTACTGTCTCTATTCACCATTTAAAATCAAACGCGGGCTTGTGACCTCCGCATTGCAAAGAGGTTGCTTTTTTGAAGTATCCTTATCAGGAAAAGATATATGTAATGCTTTGAAAGTTCACCAAGTAGTAGGAACTAACCATCCGGGTGATCTATCCATGGAATATAGGTCAAATTTTTCATATTTGCTTCGCTATATACCCCTCAAAAAACTCGTAATATCCAGCGGTTCAGCATCTTTAAGAAATATTATGGATCCAAATTTGATAATCGGCATGTGTAATGAACTATTTACACATGCTATAGGAGAACCTTGTGATGTTCGTTGTTGTGTGACGAAAGCACCTGAAGGATGTATTTTAAAAGGAGCAGCTAGACGTACCTATGGTACTGGGATCGTATCTTGTAACAAGAATGACACTATTGGACAAaattttatttaa
- a CDS encoding hypothetical protein (encoded by transcript BEWA_034970A): MPKLPISDLIKICHKLTIRSLSKDFRNKLTPNDLQSIRRIESDAVQYNSHLDINEVAVLLYGCSRLAPKNTPVAGPLCSRINSLYENTNTNNESDLTLEHISTIAWSLNRIIKYSEDIPLSIGNTSVLLSHLFTKFVKSCINTFEGELSQVFTPKEFSKFSVSFALLDKLLVTPELFSNESKAENHRIKLEMYDGVNKLVDGIFLSCLKDCEYAKFNIGANTLDSESWHIVYIKNGINILRILLENKCNIETVAESFERLFLQLDLTDVKNGKTLADASLIISKGKREYSKGVNATLSELSKRDLTFIPNDTLLGIISLLSEHYIQHSEIIENICSEFSNRSYTMPSVNDTVLLVKNLSALSYRNESMLELCIRHINNDPGGLSREEFKLLVDSCVRLHLHT, encoded by the exons ATGCCAAAGCTGCCGATCTCGGATTTGATTAAAATCTGTCATAAACTGACAATAAGATCTCTGTCAAAGGATTTCAGGAATAAATTG ACACCTAACGATCTACAATCCATTAGGAGGATTGAATCTGATGCTGTGCAGTATAACTCACATCTGGATATCAATGAAGTAGCTGTTCTTTTATATGGATGCTCGAGACTCGCGCCAAAAAACACTCCAGTGGCAGGGCCGTTGTGTTCAAGAATAAATAGCCTCTACGAAAACACAAATACCAACAATGAATCAGATTTGACACTAGAACATATCTCTACAATAGCATGGTCGTTGAATagaataataaaatattctgaAGATATCCCCTTGTCCATAG GTAACACATCTGTACTCTTGTCTCACCTATTCaccaaatttgtaaaatctTGTATTAACACCTTCGAGGGTGAACTCTCACAGGTGTTTACACCAAAGGAATTTTCTAAGTTCTCTGTCTCGTTTGCGTTGTTGGACAAACTACTCGTGACACCAGAGCTCTTTAGCAACGAATCAAAAGCTGAGAACCACCGAATAAAGCTAGAAATGTACGATGGCGTGAACAAACTGGTAGATGGTATCTTTTTGTCATGTTTAAAAGACTGTGAATATGCGAAGTTTAATATTGGCGCCAACACTCTGGATTCAGAGAGCTGGCACATTGTGTATATTAAGAACGGGATTAACATCCTTAGAATacttttggagaataaaTGTAACATAGAAACCGTTGCGGAGAGCTTTGAAAGGCTCTTCTTGCAACTCGATCTCACTGATGTCAAGAACGGCAAAACATTAGCCGATGCGTCTCTAATCATTTCAAAAGGCAAG AGGGAATACAGTAAAGGGGTAAATGCAACGCTGAGTGAGCTATCCAAACGTGATCTGACTTTTATCCCAAACGACACTCTTTTGGGCATAATAAGTCTGCTTTCTGAACATTATATCCAACATTCTGAGATTATTGAGAATATATGTAGTGAATTCTCGAACAGATCGTACACAATGCCCAGTGTGAATGACACCGTCCTGCTGGTGAAGAATCTGAGCGCTCTATCTTATCGCAACGAATCAATGCTGGAATTATGTATAAGGCATATTAATAATGATCCGGGTGGGTTATCAAGAGAGGAATTCAAGCTCCTAGTCGACTCCTGCGTAAGACTGCATTTGCACACATAA
- a CDS encoding protein kinase domain containing protein (encoded by transcript BEWA_034980A) produces the protein MGCSCGKTNDSAKSSKFYILGTITKKRSCNIYLAYRSPSHEFGLDYTIITEKVNNADFDYIDNYGSLATNARTYRYLSNSQIRELDELCLNKTLCILKCVKLPEDEYSAQHLKQKVLREESALEALREEEWTVNLYEAFEHIDSVYLCMEYLWRGTLYDYIRYNGSLPLKLVKNFALQILQIIEALHGSCWTHRDITSANIMISKDCKLKLIDFEFAQKLNSDCERMTSFLGTKYYMPPEVYACDPDLGLKSEYGKESDFWYMGVIIYEMVTGYLPFDLRNTDEHSLYKMIKTSPQTLDFTKVKDKNALDLIKGLLTGNTQERLGYTGGTHTIKNHEFFQDIERNTDICIKTIRESDFGMFEV, from the exons ATGGGTTGCAGTTGCGGGAAGACTAATGACAGCGCCAAGAGCTCAAAGTTTTACATTTTGGGTACGATCACCAAAAAGAGATCATGCAACATTTATTTGGCCTATAGAAGCCCTTCCCATGAGTTTGGTCTGGATTACACAATAATAACTGAGAAGGTGAATAATGCCGACTTTGACTATATAGACAATTACGGATCTCTAGCAACTAATGCGCGGACATACAGATACTTGAGTAACTCGCAAATTAGAGAATTGGATGAATTATGCTTAAATAAAACTTTATGCATCCTAAAGTGCGTAAAACTCCCGGAAGATGAGTATTCAGCTCAGCATCTTAAACAAAAGGTTCTGAGAGAAGAGAGTGCACTAGAGGCCCTAAgagaggaagaatggacCGTAAATCT GTATGAAGCGTTTGAGCATATTGACTCTGTATACCTTTGCATGGAGTATCTGTGGAGAGGAACATTGTATGACTATATCCGCTATAACGGTTCCTTACCTCTAAAACTAGTAAAGAATTTTGCGTTACAG ATTCTGCAAATTATCGAGGCATTGCATGGAAGCTGTTGGACACACCGTGATATAACATCAGCCAATATTATGATTTCAAAGGACTGTAAACTCAAGCTGATAGATTTTGAATTTGCTCAAAAGTTAAATTCAGACTGTGAACGTATGACATCATTTCTAGGAACAAAGTATTATATGCCACCGGAGGTTTATGCTTGTGACCCTGATTTAGGGTTGAAATCCgaatatggaaaagaatCCGATTTCTGGTATATGGGTGTAATAATATATGAGATGGTCACGGGATATCTCCCATTTGACTTGCGGAATAC GGATGAGCACAGCCTTTAcaaaatgataaaaactAGTCCCCAAACCTTAGATTTCACAAAAGttaaagataaaaatgcCCTAGATCTTATAAAAGGGCTATTAACGGGTAATACCCAGGAAAGACTAGGATACACCGGTGGAACACATACGATAAAAAATCATGAATTCTTCCAAGATATCGAGAGAAATACCGATATATGTATAAAAACGATTAGAGAGAGTGATTTTGGAATGTTTGAGGTATGA
- a CDS encoding hypothetical protein (encoded by transcript BEWA_035000A) gives MASLSVIRNVVATVVSLAAYADWRYTTLILNCFMQVSLGSGLIYVDFLSKIDEFTINAPLYPEVTKWLIFSISLLSFFMTVALLLSQKNVVFRERNVLSDITSILDIYNEYYEEDLRLKQAEPEEKGKEEQKVSQLEVEDVSNLASDEVVTVVMEQDEKPETSHPFVAMDTKDFMEAIAENVVAKNVEKLQTAADSITANVVAAFSNKLMITDIKKLPEKNTSSPKTPNTPPMEVRSGDKVMRNVGPLPDLVHKNIFGTPLNMHIAPFDCSMATQFENAQECPVIMLSKSITDIPTFSSDEQGLIFDKPQKLQEHLYKKYDGTVIRDPDIIRNTMNLTSPLVLIGSIENMEVETCTIIQENVENSSQTLNPNICEHHNLDIDKTVPIFETLEKRVENLASEVKRIADISTERMLRDNETHIKHTQDAQPVCTSPVIKIELQLAICDKTRSEVSTPINAKIIQEEQPLSVVAECSVFDDKVKDAEVDGDITMEDKVLDSQPELTSQE, from the exons ATGGCGTCCTTGTCTGTTATTCGCAACGTTGTTGCAA CTGTTGTTTCACTAGCTGCATATGCCGATTGGAGATACACGACACTAATACTAAACTGTTTTATGCAG GTATCTCTGGGATCGGGGCTTATATACGTGGACTTCCTCAGCAAGATAGATGAGTTTACCATAAATGCACCCCTCTATCCTGAGGTGACAAAATGGCtgatattttcaatttcTCTACTATCGTTTTTCATGACCGTTGCTCTTTTGCTCTCCCaaaaaaatgtagttttCAGGGAACGTAATGTTCTATCTGACATCACGTCGATATTAGATATATACAATGAATATTATGAAGAAGACCTAAGATTAAAACAGGCGGAGCCAGAGgaaaaaggaaaagaagagcaGAAAGTGTCACAATTGGAAGTTGAAGATGTTTCAAATTTGGCTTCAGATGAGGTAGTGACCGTTGTAATGGAGCAAGATGAGAAGCCTGAGACTAGTCATCCATTTGTAGCTATGGATACCAAAGATTTTATGGAGGCGATTGCCGAAAATGTTGTGGCAAAAAACGTCGAAAAATTACAGACTGCCGCTGATTCCATCACTGCAAACGTGGTAGCTGCATTTTCCAACAAACTTATGATCACAGACATCAAAAAGTTACCTGAAAAGAATACTAGCTCTCCTAAAACACCTAATACACCTCCTATGGAGGTTAGAAGTGGAGACAAAGTAATGAGAAATGTGGGTCCTTTGCCTGACCTGGTGCACAAAAACATATTTGGTACACCTTTAAATATGCATATTGCTCCTTTTGATTGTTCAATGGCAACGCAATTTGAAAATGCACAAGAGTGCCCTGTTATTATGTTATCTAAAAGTATTACAGACATACCAACATTTTCCAGCGACGAACAAGGATTGATTTTTGACAAGCCTCAAAAATTGCAAGAACACCTTTATAAGAAATATGATGGAACCGTGATCAGGGACCCAGATATAATCCGTAATACCATGAATTTAACTTCACCACTAGTCCTTATCGGTTCGATAGAGAATATGGAAGTGGAAACTTGTACCATAATACAAGAAAACGTCGAAAATTCATCCCAGACCTTAAACCCAAATATCTGTGAACATCACAACCTTGACATCGATAAAACAGTCCCTATATTTGAAACTCTAGAGAAACGAGTTGAAAATTTGGCAAGTGAGGTAAAGAGAATAGCTGATATCAGTACTGAACGTATGTTGCGTGATAATGAGACCCACATCAAACACACCCAGGATGCACAACCAGTATGCACCTCACCAGTTATTAAGATAGAATTACAACTAGCAATATGTGACAAGACACGCAGTGAGGTGTCGACACCAATTAATGCAAAAATAATACAAGAGGAACAACCTCTATCTGTTGTTGCAGAGTGTTCAGTATTCGATGACAAGGTCAAAGATGCAGAAGTGGATGGAGACATTACAATGGAGGACAAAGTATTGGACTCTCAACCCGAATTAACTAGTCAggaataa
- a CDS encoding hypothetical protein (encoded by transcript BEWA_034960A), producing MVADPALRMEAVKDPRLGGMTSLVSLKFCWKFTENALDYKDYIDQCNINGDCYRVFSNYYSPGMQYANKWASSWLCSFKDIEDRIDELHQLAKKYKDPETAEDIQVRLKNLNTFRQQYMQVFAEDLKDQFSLKDQKYLAGKEYKHVAVSGVKNEAETVTA from the coding sequence ATGGTAGCTGATCCCGCTCTTAGAATGGAGGCTGTGAAGGATCCACGTCTCGGTGGAATGACATCCTTGGTCAGCCTTAAGTTCTGCTGGAAGTTTACCGAGAATGCACTTGATTATAAGGACTATATCGATCAGTGCAACATTAATGGTGACTGTTACCGCGTGTTCTCTAACTACTATTCGCCTGGTATGCAATATGCTAACAAGTGGGCATCCTCCTGGTTGTGCAGCTTTAAGGACATTGAGGACCGAATTGATGAGTTGCATCAATTGGCAAAAAAGTACAAGGACCCTGAGACCGCTGAAGACATTCAAGTCAGACTCAAGAACCTTAACACCTTCAGACAACAGTACATGCAGGTATTTGCTGAGGATTTGAAAGACCAATTTTCACTCAAGGATCAAAAGTACCTCGCTGGAAAGGAATATAAGCATGTTGCCGTTTCTGGGGTCAAGAATGAGGCTGAAACTGTTACTGCTTAA
- a CDS encoding zinc finger domain containing protein (encoded by transcript BEWA_034940A), giving the protein MELQPQQLYTQIFRCGNINFSKRTRCNRCGTPKSTAEHRVSSGSQKQGDWSCDQCGNINWARRSNCNICGVPKQPLNVEPRVGRGGGHYDLQDPTDRNTYDSDQEKYDEFGRKKKGRV; this is encoded by the exons ATGGAGCTACAACCGCAACAACTATACACACAAATATTTAGATGCGGAAATATCAACTTTTCAAAACGTACAAGGTGTAATCGCTGTGGAACTCCCAAATCAACAG CCGAGCATAGAGTTTCTAGTGGATCACAAAAGCAAGGCGATTGGTCTTGTGATCAATGCGGTAATATAAACTGGGCAAGAAGAAGTAATTGCAATATTTGTGGCGTCCCAAAGCAGCCTTTGAACGTTGAACCCAGGGTTGGTAGAGGAGGGGGTCACTACGATTTGCAGGATCCAACAGATAGAAATACGTACGATTCTGATCAGGAAAAATACGACGAATTTGGTCGTAAGAAGAAGGGGAGAGTGTAA
- a CDS encoding conserved hypothetical protein (encoded by transcript BEWA_035010A), translated as MKVFGVITVYIFFTWNVLQVAGSGDHDLISGYRSSGKTIKYTEYDLYPYQNMNIWCPYNMYASNETIVPLNKGGYYVKNSLLESDEKNLKQEREVKSIKDTLPEIKIIKTQDKYALYYSAPIKGSDVVKMHFDCIFASKDAEPMILSKIQVNVMPKLEYIIGKTEHFILDSFHIPRGKDLSYTKPARPGMETITECKDSDLTIHYGQSILNEEPKAKTYINPLTKVEYPDITDHVSRYQVTNRMHKIDLKNGNVVNERLNTQIRCSGGDYMLSYKAFYSPGSPGLRMNQSSSKKLDRLGESVDVIQIDSRTNSSVLVDVPTNKNIIYPNDCLNKVYLGNQVVKISDIVGDPKLTRITDSLKILNLSTSSSYRKVTVSCYTKVPQDYGHKTTWMDITVSPLCNFYDPESLDSDKKTCTLFSSGTVQSLVARPLEHFGYDKTLEFDEKLFERADDPEGTCKDCYYKPIDTEDGDMSVSINFGHDRNVTIKDGTIRFNPVYMLKKVDAEKSEGILNPSQMIRMYLHNEETEIGNDGKVIVKDKVDESGKSIFYMVQADGRSSIKISCKDFFEDSGSSQPTLFPNGKNVVYKNVSDGFMDPRTIETVQFGEEFAARGISILKKPETDVDLEIVLDQDKMIQSDHVKPLYFICSRDVKGDWKNSGKPYAVIAVDPGYRSQKLPGCSIKKGIFVDKDGKDSGRRCGYAIDDVTSVGFHCPSYVPEHFLEGDQGMYKADGNKATENPYQLLIRCYDRSTVVQKIFRPKTDLELFPKPKFAGELRSLWVFNKDTFAEKDVKEVLCICYDKTGMALSSIKVWNNTEKVEPEPEQGPQSAEEEASKK; from the coding sequence ATGAAGGTATTTGGTGTAATAACAGTCtacatatttttcaccTGGAACGTGCTTCAAGTAGCAGGTTCTGGTGACCATGATTTAATTTCAGGATACAGAAGTTCAGGAAAAACGATCAAATACACTGAATATGATTTATACCCGTATCAAAACATGAATATTTGGTGTCCATATAATATGTATGCATCAAACGAAACTATAGTTCCACTGAATAAGGGAGGATACTATGTGAAAAACAGCCTTTTAGAGTCAGATGAAAAGAACCTCAAACAGGAGAGAGAAGTGAAGAGCATAAAGGACACCCTCCCAGAGATCAAAATAATTAAAACGCAAGACAAGTATGCCCTCTACTACAGTGCTCCGATAAAAGGGAGTGATGTAGTGAAAATGCACTTTGATTGTATTTTTGCAAGTAAGGATGCGGAACCCATGATCCTCTCAAAGATCCAGGTGAATGTGATGCCTAAACTGGAATATATTATTGGTAAAACGGAGCACTTTATCCTTGACAGTTTTCATATACCAAGGGGTAAAGATCTATCGTACACTAAACCCGCCAGACCAGGAATGGAGACTATCACAGAGTGTAAGGACTCTGACCTCACTATTCATTATGGACAAAGTATCTTGAATGAAGAACCAAAAGCTAAGACTTACATTAATCCCCTTACTAAAGTGGAATATCCGGATATCACTGACCATGTATCTAGGTATCAAGTTACAAATAGAATGCACAAGATCgatttgaaaaatggaaatgtaGTAAATGAACGTTTAAATACACAAATACGGTGTAGTGGTGGCGATTATATGTTGAGCTACAAGGCATTTTATTCACCAGGATCTCCTGGACTTCGCATGAATCAGAGCTCTAGCAAAAAGCTTGATCGCCTTGGAGAGTCTGTGGATGTAATCCAAATTGACAGTAGGACCAATTCAAGTGTACTGGTAGATGTACCAACAAACAAGAACATCATATACCCAAACGACTGCCTCAATAAAGTTTACCTGGGAAACCAAGTTGTGAAGATTAGCGATATTGTGGGTGATCCGAAACTGACAAGGATTACTGACTCgttgaaaattttgaacCTGTCAACTTCATCGTCGTATAGAAAAGTTACAGTCTCGTGCTATACCAAGGTTCCTCAGGATTACGGTCATAAAACTACCTGGATGGATATTACAGTCTCTCCCCTATGCAACTTTTATGACCCCGAGTCTCTGGATTCCGACAAGAAGACGTGCACTCTCTTTTCTTCGGGCACTGTACAGTCGTTGGTGGCTAGACCACTTGAGCATTTTGGATATGATAAGACTTTAGAATTTGACGAAAAACTCTTTGAGAGGGCCGATGACCCTGAGGGGACGTGCAAAGACTGCTACTACAAGCCTATTGATACTGAGGACGGGGATATGTCAGTTTCCATAAACTTTGGACATGACCGAAATGTTACCATAAAAGACGGCACTATAAGATTCAATCCAGTTTACATGTTGAAGAAGGTAGATGCCGAAAAGAGTGAAGGAATACTAAACCCATCTCAGATGATAAGGATGTACCTTCACAACGAAGAAACTGAGATTGGCAATGATGGCAAGGTTATTGTGAAAGACAAGGTTGATGAGAGTGGAAAGTCTATATTTTACATGGTACAGGCCGATGGCAGAAGTAGTATCAAGATTTCGTGCAAGGACTTTTTTGAGGATTCGGGATCATCTCAACCGACCCTATTCCCAAATGGGAAGAATGTCGTCTACAAAAATGTGAGTGATGGATTTATGGATCCCAGGACCATTGAGACTGTGCAATTTGGAGAGGAGTTTGCAGCTAGAGGAATCAGCATACTCAAGAAACCAGAGACTGATGTGGACCTAGAGATAGTATTGGATCAAGATAAAATGATACAGAGTGACCATGTTAAACCACTCTACTTTATCTGTAGCCGTGACGTGAAGGGAGACTGGAAGAATAGCGGAAAGCCATATGCAGTCATAGCTGTAGACCCGGGATACAGGTCTCAGAAGCTGCCTGGTTGTAGCATAAAGAAGGGCATCTTTGTTGACAAAGATGGTAAGGattctggaagaagatgcgGTTATGCTATTGACGATGTCACCAGTGTAGGATTCCACTGTCCAAGCTACGTCCCAGAGCACTTTTTGGAGGGGGACCAGGGAATGTATAAAGCAGATGGTAACAAGGCAACCGAGAATCCATACCAACTCTTGATCAGATGCTATGACAGGTCCACAGTGGTCCAGAAAATCTTCAGACCAAAGACAGATCTGGAACTCTTTCCAAAGCCAAAGTTTGCTGGAGAGTTGAGATCCTTATGGGTCTTTAACAAGGACACCTTTGCAGAAAAGGACGTCAAAGAGGTACTCTGTATTTGTTACGACAAGACTGGAATGGCTCTCTCCTCCATCAAGGTCTGGAATAACACCGAGAAGGTGGAGCCAGAACCAGAACAAGGACCACAATCTGCCGAAGAAGAGGCATCtaaaaaataa